The genomic stretch CCAGGGCGGAAGCCCAGGCACACGACCGCCAGCCGATCTCCCTGATCGCTGGGCTGGAGGTCGCGGAACTGCTGATCAAGTACGGTGTGGCACTGAGCGAAGGGCCGGCGTAGGTGACAGCGTCCGAACTCAGCCTCGCCCCTCAGCGCCGAGGAGGGTGAATGCAGGTGGGCATCGCCCCTGGTGCGTGTAGAGGAGATGGGATTCGGCCGGACAGTCCGGCGCACCACACGAACCAGGGGATGGTGCTGGAGCGGAGCAGGCGGTCTCAAAACCGCAGGTGCGGCCGCGCAGCGCGAACCTGCACGCTACCCTGAATGACTTCCGATCACCTGAGGGGCGAACGCATGAACAACCTCGATCCTTCCGAACTGCCGCGTCCAACCCGCGAACACATCCTCCTGGGCAAGCAGGCCTTCGCAGCACAGGGGCAGGTCACGGAAGCGGCCCTTCATAAGCTGCTGCACACCTTCCCGGACAACACGGTCACGGCGGAGATCTACCTGAAGGTCGTGGCCATCAACCAGATCTACGGCACCGGCATCCTGGCTGTGCAGCCCGTGGCCGAGCGGATCCAGGCAGCCGTCATCGACGCGGACTTGAGGGCGGGCGACCCCGGTGTGGTTCACCGTATCGATCGCTTGCAGTTCGTCACGGCCAAGGGGAAGGAGATCGACCGAAGCATCTACTCATTCGCCACGAAGTACTGCGCCCACCATCAGCCCGAGCACTACCCCATCTACGACGGGATCGTCTCCACGAAACTGCTGGCCTACGACCAGAGGGACAACTTCAATTCCTACCGGCTCAAGTACGCCGACCTGCGCGACTACGTGAAATTCAAGGAGGTGGTGCTGCAGTTCCGCGCGCACTACGGCCTCACGGCCTTCTCCCTGCGGGACATCGATCAGTTCCTGTGGATCCTCGGCAAAGGTCTGCTGCCCGCCCTGCCGTCCGCCACCTCACCGAGGTCTCCATGACGCGCACCGCCGATTTCCGTGAGATCGTCTCCAGTCAGCTTCCCGCCCTGGCGGAACTGATCAACCTCGGGTACACGTACCTGACCCCGGAGGAGGCCCTGGCGCGCCGCCGCGGCCGGCGCGGACAGGTGATCCTCACGGACGTGCTGCTGGAGAGCCTCTCCCGGCTCAACCGGGTGCGGTACCTGGATCGCGAGTTGCCCTTCACGCCGGAGGGCCTACAGAAGGCCGCGGATCAGCTGCTCACGCTGCCGTTCGAGTCGCAGTACAGCACCGCGCAGGTGGCGTACGACCTCCTGACGCTGGGTACCAGCGTGGAGCAGGTCGTGGACGGCGACCGCAAGGCCTTCAGCGTGCGGTACATCGACTGGGCGGTACCGGCGAACAACACCTGGCACGTCACCGAGGAGTTCGAGGTGGAGCGCAGCGGCTCGACCCGCACCCGCCGGCCGGACATCGTGGTGTTCTGCAACGGCATCCCGCTGGCCGTGATCGAGTGCAAGCGCCCGGACAATAACGGCCCCGTGGAAGAGGCGATCTCCCAGATGCTGCGCAACCACGCCCGCGAGGAGATCCCGCTGCTCTACGCCTTCTCGCAGGTGCTCATGGCCGCCGCGCAGAACGAGGCGAAGTACGGCACGACCGGCGCGGACGCGCGGTTCTGGGCGACGTGGCGGGAGGAGGATCCCGGCGTCACCGCGCACCTGCCCACCGTGGTCGGCACGCCCCTCCCGGCCGCGATCCGGCGGAGGATCCTCGGGTGGCGCGAGGAACCGCTGCGCTCGCGACTTGGCGGCGCGTGGTCGGAGGGCCCGCGCCTCGCCAGCACCCAGGACGACCTGATCGCGTCGCTGCTGGCCCCGGCGCGGCTGCTGGAGTTCATCCGCGGGTTCATCGTGTTCGACGCGGGCGTGAAGAAGGCGGCGCGCTACCAGCAGTATTACGCGGTGAAGGAGGTCGTGGCGCGCGTGCAGGAGCGCACGCCCTCCGGCAGCCGGCGCGGCGGGGTCGTGTGGCACACGACGGGCAGCGGGAAGAGCCTGACCATGGTGATGCTCGCCCGGGCCCTCACGTATGTGCCGGGCATCCTCGCGCCGCGCGTGGTGCTGGTCACAGACCGGGTCGATCTCGACCAGCAGATCAAGGACACCTTCAAGAACACCGGCGCGGCGGTCGTGCAGGCCCGCGACGGCCGGCACCTGATCGGCCTGCTGTCCTCGGAGCGCACGCAGGTCATCACGACCGTGCTCGACAAGTTCGAAACCTGCCAGCGTGAGGGCCTCAAGGTGGACAGCGCCGACGTTTTCGTCCTGGTCGATGAATCGCACCGCAGTCAGTACGGGAAGGCGAATGCCCTGATGCGCGCCGTGCTGCCAAACGCCTGCATGATCGGCTTCACGGGCACGCCCCTGCTGAAGAAGGAGAAGAGCACGGCCGAGAAGTTCGGCGGGATCATTCACGCGTACTCCATGGCCCGCGCGGTGCAAGACGAGGCGGTCACGCCGCTGAAGTACGAGGCGCGGCACGCGGAACTGCGCGGCGCACAGGAGCAGATCGACCGCTGGTTCGAGCGGGTGACGCGCACCCTGACCGAGGCGCAGCGCGCGGACGTCAAGCGGCAGTTCCAGACGTCCCACGCGGTGCTCGGGGCGACGTCCCGCCTGGAGGAAATCGCGTACGACATCGGCGAGCACTACGCCCGCACGTACCAGGGCCGCGGCCTGAAGGCGCAGTTCGCGGTGAGCAACAAGCTCGACGCGGTGCGGTACAAGAAGATCTTCGACCGCTGGGGGCGCGTCCGTACCGCGCTGATCATGAGCCCCCCGGACACCCGTGAGGGCCGCGACACCGTCGACGAGGCGGACGTGCCGGAAGTGCAGGCCTTCTGGCGGGACATGATGAACCGGTACGGCACCGAGCAGCGCTACCAGGAGAGCGTCATCGGTGCCTTCAAGGGCGACGGCGAACCCGAGTTGCTGATCGTGGTCGACAAACTGCTGACCGGCTTCGATGCGCCCAGCAACGCGGTGCTGTACCTCGACAAGCGCCTGAGGGAGCACAACATCCTGCAGGCCATCGCCCGCGTGAACCGCCTGTACGCCGGCAAGGACTTCGGCCTGATCGTCGACTACCGCGGCATCTTCAACGAGCTCCAGGGCGCGCTGGACATCTACGCGGCCCTGGAGGCGGAGGGCTTCGACCCGGCGGACGTCGCGGGCACGCTGGAGGGCGTGGACGTCGAGATCGGCCTGTTACCCACTCGGCACGGGCACGTGTGGGACGTCTTCGCCGGCGTCGACCGCGGCGATCTGGAGGCCCTGCAGCGCCACCTGGAACCCCAGGATCGCCGGGACGCGTTCTACGAGGCGCTGGCGGCCTTCGCGAAGACCCTGCAGCTGGCACTGAGCACGCCCAGCTTCCTGGACGCAACCCCGGAGGCGCAGCAGCACGTGTACGTGCGTGACCTGCGGTTCTTCCTGAACCTCCGCACGACCGTGAAGCGCCGGTACGGGGAGAGCGTGGACTTCGGCCCACTCGAGGATCAGCTGCGCAAACTCGTGCAGGAGCATGTCGGCGCGGACAGCGTCGTGCAGCTCAGCGAGCCGGTCAGCCTGTTCGACCTGCAGGCGTCCGAGGAAGAACTCCTCACCACCGAGGGCGAGGCGGCCCGCGCGGACACCATGGCTAGCCGTATCCGCCGGGCCGTGACCGAGCGGATGGAGCAGGATCCCACCTTCTACAAGCGGCTCTCGGAACTCGTCGATGAGGCGATCGCCGACCACCGCGCGCAGCGCCTGAGCGACCTGGAATACCTGCGCCGCGCCGAGGAACTCACCCGCCTCGCCCGCGACCGCGGCGAGACCGAGGGGGATCCCCGGCTGCGCGGCCGGGAGGGGGCCCGCGCGTACCGAGGCCTGCTGCAGGACAGCCTGGGGGAGACGCTCGCGGCCGTGCCGGAGCTGGAGGAGCACCTCACGGTGGCGGCGCTGGTCTTCGAGCAGGAGATCGAACGCCAGAAGATCCGCGATTGGCACCACAACACGGGCGTCCGGAACCGCATGATGGACGCGATGGACGACCACCTGTACGCCCTCGAGAAGCAGACCGCAACGCGCATCCCGCACTCGGTGCGCGACGCGCTGTTCGAAAAAGTCCTGTCGGTCGCCCGGCACCGCGATGGGCACCAGGCGAGCGCGTGACGCGGACAACCCCCCTGGTCGCCCAGTACGGCACGACGCCACTGGCGTACTCGGTGGAGCGCCGCCCCCGGACAACCCTGAGCATCGAGGTGAAGGCCGACGGGAGCGTCCTCGCGGTGGCGCCCCTGGATGCGCCG from Deinococcus sp. AB2017081 encodes the following:
- a CDS encoding type I restriction endonuclease subunit R, which encodes MTRTADFREIVSSQLPALAELINLGYTYLTPEEALARRRGRRGQVILTDVLLESLSRLNRVRYLDRELPFTPEGLQKAADQLLTLPFESQYSTAQVAYDLLTLGTSVEQVVDGDRKAFSVRYIDWAVPANNTWHVTEEFEVERSGSTRTRRPDIVVFCNGIPLAVIECKRPDNNGPVEEAISQMLRNHAREEIPLLYAFSQVLMAAAQNEAKYGTTGADARFWATWREEDPGVTAHLPTVVGTPLPAAIRRRILGWREEPLRSRLGGAWSEGPRLASTQDDLIASLLAPARLLEFIRGFIVFDAGVKKAARYQQYYAVKEVVARVQERTPSGSRRGGVVWHTTGSGKSLTMVMLARALTYVPGILAPRVVLVTDRVDLDQQIKDTFKNTGAAVVQARDGRHLIGLLSSERTQVITTVLDKFETCQREGLKVDSADVFVLVDESHRSQYGKANALMRAVLPNACMIGFTGTPLLKKEKSTAEKFGGIIHAYSMARAVQDEAVTPLKYEARHAELRGAQEQIDRWFERVTRTLTEAQRADVKRQFQTSHAVLGATSRLEEIAYDIGEHYARTYQGRGLKAQFAVSNKLDAVRYKKIFDRWGRVRTALIMSPPDTREGRDTVDEADVPEVQAFWRDMMNRYGTEQRYQESVIGAFKGDGEPELLIVVDKLLTGFDAPSNAVLYLDKRLREHNILQAIARVNRLYAGKDFGLIVDYRGIFNELQGALDIYAALEAEGFDPADVAGTLEGVDVEIGLLPTRHGHVWDVFAGVDRGDLEALQRHLEPQDRRDAFYEALAAFAKTLQLALSTPSFLDATPEAQQHVYVRDLRFFLNLRTTVKRRYGESVDFGPLEDQLRKLVQEHVGADSVVQLSEPVSLFDLQASEEELLTTEGEAARADTMASRIRRAVTERMEQDPTFYKRLSELVDEAIADHRAQRLSDLEYLRRAEELTRLARDRGETEGDPRLRGREGARAYRGLLQDSLGETLAAVPELEEHLTVAALVFEQEIERQKIRDWHHNTGVRNRMMDAMDDHLYALEKQTATRIPHSVRDALFEKVLSVARHRDGHQASA